From the Hypomesus transpacificus isolate Combined female chromosome 24, fHypTra1, whole genome shotgun sequence genome, the window CTAGCTTTATCAATTAGAATAAGGGCTATCactatttaattatttaatgaAGTCTATCCATCACCTCACATTGTACAAAATCACCAGTCAATTGCACTATTTACCTGTTATATTGCACTATTCCATCTTATTTGTATACCTTATTGTTACATCATTATAAATGTTCATaataaaatcatacacctgaactgtttataccatactTAAGAAAAGTAGCGCTTTCTGTAATGAAAAGTAGCGCTTTCTGTAATGACAATCATTCACGTGTCCAGTCGTCCttagcaatgtttacaaaaatcTTCTCCTTCCGCCATACTTCAACCTAATTTTCATCCACTTTTAAACACAACAGTGGAAAACTTTAAGCATATGAAACATGCATAATGATGTGGGCGATGTAGAACAGCAGACCGTTGTTAGTAATTAGAGATTATCTTTTGTTTAAAAGTCATTCTAGTGATTGGTGGGAGAGGAAAGCTAGCTAGCGCTATCTGGCTAGTCTCTCATCAACTAAAATGGTATAACTATCTTCCACggtcaatatatatatatttagccTAAAGGGTTCATATTCtagcaagtttcacagaaaaatgaaagaaatttctttcatttttctgtgaaacttgctaCCTGTCACGAACGGCGAAAACGGGTCACGTAATTCTTGCGTTACTCCTACAAACAAATGCTAAATGCTTCCTAGAACGTTTTTACTTAACAGATGTTAAAAGCACTTGTCTTTGGTCAAAATATCGACtacgttttcaatttgaagcggTAACCAGAAAATGTCTAATAAaaatccttaaacaggctctgcggTAACTCTTAACACTTTAGAACATCTCACATGGTATCCTCTTTGGTTCAGCTTCGGCAAAACATGGCTGACTATGATGACGATATATTTAATATTCACGCCCAATAACTCCTTAACCAATTAGATGTGCTTTCTGTCTACTCTGTCATCACCATTATATCTGCCTGGTGAACATGTGGCCCTTTTTACTTGGATAATCATTATTTCAATTACTTATCCTGGCACAGTTTTTTGACGGTGATATCTTACACAACCAAAAATGTTCCAGGGGTTCGTTTGTCTTAAATCAACCCTTAAAAACCCAACTTGATGTGTACTCACTGGATAGTGAGCATGTGACTATAAAACTACCCTTACACCCTGGTCCTAATTAAGAATTGTTCAATTCAGATGAAAGGACATAGAATTAAGCTGTGATTATTCAGTAGGTAGACTGGGTTTTGAACTGACCTTACCTCAACTTACATGAATTGCAAATGAGATGCATATTTATGATAGTTGGATTTCCTCTTTCTGTTGCCTTTTTCCTTGTCTTAATTGTTTCTGACTTACATTAGCTAATATCAGAACAACCATGATGACAAATATGTATTCAGATGTTTAATTCATATCCTCATCTTTAAGATTGTATCAATCAACTGACACTAAATGCTAACATGTTAGTCAGAGGTGCAGTCTATGCAGAACAACATGCAATTCCTTGTCTGAAAATATTATTTGATCAATTGATGAGGTGGTAGTTTTTTTTGTACTGTCCAGCCTTTAGGGACCTGTTTTTCATTCATGCTGACCACTGTCGTGACGGTCACATGATCCAAGCAGCTCGTCTAATAAACTAAGTGAACCATTTTCCATTGTTGAGCATCGCTCTCATAGGGCTGCGCTTTACCATCGCCATCTGGTGGTTTACTATGGGAACTGCACCTGTAATTTATACTTTGAACCACTAGATGGTGGTATTGAAGCGGAGCCCAATGGCGCTGTCGAAACAGTGCCCCTTAAAAACCCGTTCCATAGGGCTGCGCTTTACCATTGCCATCTGGTGGTTTACTATGAGAACTGCACCTATAATTTATACTTTGAACCACTAGATGGTGGTATTGAAGGGGAGCCCAGAGGCGCTGTCGAAACACTGCCTCTTAAAAACCCGTTCCATAGGGCTGCGCTTTACCATCGCCATCTGGTGGTTTACTGTGAGAACTGCACCTGTAATTTATACTTTGAACCACTAGATGGTGGTATTGAAGCGGAGCCCAATGGCGCTGTCGAAACAGTGCCCCTTAAAAACCCGTTCCATAGGGCTGCGCTTTACCATCGCCATCTGGTGGTTTCCTGTAAGAACTGCACTTTTAATTCTTACTTTAAGTTGTAATGAGTCAGTTATCAGacataaaatcggtgattggattgTTGAATTATTGTTCCCATATCTGAATGGGTCAGCAGGAAAGGGTTAATAAAGCTGAACATCCCCTTGTTTATTCATTTTAGTTTGAATTTATAGTGGTAAATATTTCTGTCCATATACATACGTCATTTTGCAGCGCCAAGTCATTTTGCCTATGCGCATGCTCAGCTGTCAAGCTTTGTTATTGCATTTTCAATATGGCGCTTAGTAAGACGTTCGGACAAAAACCTGTCAAATTCCAACTTGAAGAAGATGGAGATTTTTATATGATTGGATCGGAGGTTAGTACGTTCATCGTATACGGGAAATAACTATCGTATCAAAATTCTTCTTTTTAGGATCATCTATAACACCGAAAGCAAGCTAACGTTTTAGTTAGCTTGCTAAGCTAGAGGCTAATGTTATCTAGCTAATTTGCCAAAAGGACACAAATACAAGTTACATTGATATCGGTCATGGTTGGTTTATTATATCTCACGCTTATTCGTATTTATCGGTTTCAAATTTTAGGTTGGAAACTACTTGCGTATGTTCAGAGGTTCACTCTATAAGAGATACCCCTCATTATGGCGAAAATTGGCTTCAGTGGAGGAAAGGAAGAAAATTGTGGAATCTTCTCACGGTTAGTTAACTTTGTTTTTTGTAAGGGCGTTACCTCGGAATTATTACATTTTTACTGAGGAAGTACCCATGTACACAAAGCATCCAGATTTTTTATTCTTCTGCTTTACTCTTCTTCAGATCATGGTTATACAACCCTAGCCACTAGCGTGACCCTACTGAAGGCGTCAGAGGTAGAGGAGATCTTTGAAGGAAACGATGAGAAGTACAAAGCTGTTTCAATCAGTACAGAACCACCAGCTTACCTGAGGTAATCTGCCCTACACAACTTAAATGTTTCTCAGCATTAGTCACACAAGTGGGGGATGTTTTGATTTCAGTAACAACTGACTTAacattaaaatgtttcatttggTCAACAGGGAACAGAAGGCAAAGAGGAACAGTCAGTGGGTCCCCACATTACCCAATAGCTCCCACCACCTGGACGCCGTTCCCTGTTCCACGACTATTAACCGCAGTCGCTTAGGTCGTGACAAGAAGAGGACCTTCCCTCTCTGGTGAGCAACAGCCAATCAAACGATCTAGGCCAAGTTCATACTTTGGTACGCGATCATGACAAAAGTCATCGTTTGAGAAGTAAAGACAAAGGGAACAATGTTTCGGTTCTTTCAGCTTCGATGACCACGATCCAGCTGTGATCCATGAGAATGCCACACAGTCTGAGGTTCTGGTTCCGATTCGCCTGGACATGGAGATAGAGGGGCAGAAGCTTCGGGATGCGTTCACATGGAACATGAATGGTG encodes:
- the smarcb1a gene encoding SWI/SNF-related matrix-associated actin-dependent regulator of chromatin subfamily B member 1-A codes for the protein MALSKTFGQKPVKFQLEEDGDFYMIGSEVGNYLRMFRGSLYKRYPSLWRKLASVEERKKIVESSHDHGYTTLATSVTLLKASEVEEIFEGNDEKYKAVSISTEPPAYLREQKAKRNSQWVPTLPNSSHHLDAVPCSTTINRSRLGRDKKRTFPLCFDDHDPAVIHENATQSEVLVPIRLDMEIEGQKLRDAFTWNMNEKLMTPEMFAEILCDDLDLNPLAFVPAIASAIRQQIESYPTDSILEEQTDQRVIIKLNIHVGNISLVDQFEWDMSERENSPEKFALKLCSELGLGGEFVTTIAYSIRGQLSWHQRTYAFSENPLPTVEIAIRNTGDADQWCPLLETLTDAEMEKKIRDQDRNTRRMRRLANTAPAW